In Plasmodium gaboni strain SY75 chromosome 7, whole genome shotgun sequence, the following are encoded in one genomic region:
- a CDS encoding hypothetical protein (conserved Plasmodium protein, unknown function), producing the protein MNFLSSNKNNIRSTKSEVIAKVKVDNKSNNNENYINEEVGSMRYNNYNMNSMNRNNSNHMNNNVNNNDNDIDHHVMNKQHINNNNNLNFIIDDNNINNHNDIDKRSEIYYSNKAYDPEYLYNSNKLSNNIKITRNHTSTHRMISPRRESINIFSSKINRTSNIYRNYDDKLSYAALYASNNKKKNTLDKISIPESNDSFKTQTNSQIVEQSIELLKHLMNQDRRSISSVHESERKNKLMYKLIDNMKRHGDKNEHSHSHNNNNNNNNNNEEYNNSIDLYKKKIDMLNLKFLKLKNEYTHANNENIILKKQIRCMKDNYHLLNQKRSTVSFSRDLSQQRQQNEHKDYHQQDLDTSNEYSKVKYNNDIHDVKINNKSMSHNHNNILSSSLSSPLSGNKKNIPNEANNDYYSQTFIDPSENNNNNNINNNRRKTYTASVHLNRASNNTFLPTSNKVDENYINKIREEIKLELTQEITNKLEKKYNEQLSELKKKMEGEVKLSSSKELIKNKDTSENTCMYEKGKKEMKISIDNLFSNVQKEVEEQINDIINDYKNKFTDTFKHFLNNNNHQKENDEQEHVPNDENGKEEDKIMPDELFNDKINECLNLLDKIAQGNKEKDIKKAEETKNETINETINIINSLNTINEDMNNIDDLIYNINSTINENNILNNEEDDYLEDLNILKKRRSKSIESVGSENFEEWKKKQELHSNNNIKEHKLFFQVIETNEEEYAHELSANDLKNVIDNVHNNDNNFNDDYNKDSTYNNDQLINPFIDEKIQNVTEMFKMDNVVDDKKKFDEETNYDIHKKNNINENEELNTDELNMNISINGEDMDKICDDNKICDDNKIYDDNKICDDNKIYDDNKIYDDNKIYDDNKICDDNKICDDNKICDDNKICDDNKRHDGDIINYNEEDYGSPIRVDENNENEKDKKKSKWKSLFSSKKTKKKNLSDNFGNDTELWAKSENDDNNNNNNNNNNVNYFNNDIIDNSYNINNNYNSDYKNNLFNNMNNVSTNIHIEKGEMNLIRNDINNNEDAEKDKVNYEYSNNVFKNCKDKLSTDIHNKTTPLEFNYNENNYYNDNKNIQNNINKYNNVNTYDNTYDNTYDNTYDNTYNNTYNNTYNNSYNNNSPFGYENNNERAERNFINSSIYSYNTNMNNQEGHNNVCSSTAIYNNINNMNVHMKRNNSVHINNQVVFNEYEQMNIENVNFNSQNVENNLNIYNNNNNNRSYTNYTNNMNDEKNNQYNLFCNINNGDNNNNNNNNNINYNNSNYNNSNYNNNSINFQNEYNHIRFDDNSSSHITQHPYSKTSNIMRINTTALNTSKNYTSDLYQTNKSRLSTKSEIHYNSLKSQKKKNLEDLFS; encoded by the coding sequence atgaattttttatcctctaataaaaataatataagaaGTACGAAATCTGAAGTAATAGCAAAAGTAAAGGttgataataaaagtaataataatgagaattatataaatgagGAAGTTGGAAGTATgagatataataattataacatGAATAGTATGAATCGTAATAATAGTaatcatatgaataataatgtgaataataatgataatgatattGATCACCATGTTATGAATAAGCAgcatattaataataataacaatttaaattttataattgatgataataatataaataatcataatgATATTGATAAGAGGTctgaaatatattattctaATAAAGCTTATGATCctgaatatttatataatagtaataaactttcaaataatataaaaataacaagAAATCATACGTCAACACATAGAATGATATCTCCACGTAGAGAATccataaatatattttcatctaaaataaatagaacttctaatatatatagaaattatgatgataaattatcatatgCAGCTTTATATGcttcaaataataaaaaaaaaaatactttAGATAAAATATCCATTCCAGAATCTAATGATAGTTTTAAAACACAAACAAATTCACAAATTGTTGAACAGTCTattgaattattaaaacatTTAATGAATCAGGATCGACGTAGTATTTCTTCCGTACATGAAAGTGAAAGGAAAAATAAACTCATGTATAAATTGATtgataatatgaaaagaCATGGAgataaaaatgaacatTCTCATTctcataataataataataataataataataataatgaagagTATAATAACTCCATAGatttgtataaaaaaaaaattgatatgttaaatttaaaattccttaagttaaaaaatgaatatacTCATGcaaataatgaaaatattattctaaaaaaacaaataagATGTATGAAAgataattatcatttattaaatcaGAAACGTTCAACTGTCTCTTTTTCTAGAGACCTTTCACAACAACGTCAACAAAATGAACATAAGGATTATCATCAACAAGATTTAGATACATCAAATGAATATTCCAAGgttaaatataataatgatatacatgatgttaaaattaataataaatccATGAGTcataatcataataatatattatcatcatcattatctTCTCCACTTTCTggtaataaaaaaaatattcctAATGAAGCAAACAATGATTATTATTCACAAACGTTTATAGACCCTTCAgaaaataacaataataataatattaataataataggAGAAAAACATATACAGCATCTGTTCATTTGAATAGAGCATCTAATAATACTTTTTTACCAACTAGTAATAAAGTAgatgaaaattatataaacaaaataagggaagaaataaaattagAATTGACACAAGAAATAACAAATAAgttagaaaaaaaatataatgaacAATTATctgaattaaaaaaaaaaatggaagGTGAAGTAAAACTTTCATCCTCTAAAGAATTgattaaaaataaagatacTTCAGAAAATACATGTATGTAtgaaaaaggaaaaaagGAAATGAAAATTTCAATTGATAATCTTTTTAGTAATGTACAAAAAGAAGTAGAGGAACAaattaatgatataataaatgattataaaaataaatttacaGATACTTTTAAACactttttaaataataacaatcATCAGAAAGAGAATGACGAACAAGAACATGTTCCTAATGATGAAAATGGAAAAGAGGAAGACAAAATCATGCCTgatgaattatttaatgataaaattaatGAATGCTTAAATTTGCTTGATAAAATTGCTCAAGGAAATAAAGAAAaggatataaaaaaagCCGAAGAAACTAAAAATGAAACAATAAATGaaacaataaatataattaattcTTTGAATACAATTAATGAagatatgaataatatagatgatttaatatataatattaattctactattaatgaaaataatattttaaacaATGAAGAGGATGATTATCTAGAAgatttaaatattttaaaaaaaaggcGTTCCAAGAGTATAGAATCTGTCGGATCAGAAAATTTTGAAGAATGGAAAAAAAAGCAAGAATTACATTCAAACAACAATATTAAAGAacataaattattttttcaagTTATAGAAACAAACGAAGAAGAATATGCACATGAACTATCTGCTaatgatttaaaaaatgtgaTTGATAATGTGcataataatgataataattttaatgacgattataataaagattcgacttataataatgatcaATTAATTAATCCATTTATAGATgaaaaaatacaaaatgtGACAGAAATGTTTAAGATGGATAACGTGGtagatgataaaaaaaagttcGATGAGGAAACAAATTAtgatatacataaaaagaataatataaatgaaaatgaagaattaaACACTGATGAATTGAATATGAACATATCTATAAATGGCGAAGATATGGATAAAATATGTGATGATAACAAAATAtgtgatgataataaaatatatgatgataacaaaatatgtgatgataataaaatatatgatgataataaaatatatgatgataacaaaatatatgatgataacAAAATATGTGATGATAACAAAATATGTGATGATAACAAAATATGTGATGATAACAAAATATGTGATGATAACAAAAGACATGATGgtgatataataaattataatgaagAGGATTATGGTTCCCCCATTAGGGtagatgaaaataatgagaatgaaaaagacaaaaaaaaaagtaaatgGAAAAGTTTATTTTCAAGtaaaaaaacaaagaagaaaaatttaAGCGATAATTTTGGTAATGATACAGAATTATGGGCAAAAAGtgaaaatgatgataataataataataataataataataataatgttaattactttaataatgatattattgataattcttataatattaataataattataacagcgattataaaaataatctttttaataatatgaataatgtATCAACAAATATACATATTGAAAAAGGTGAAATGAACTTAATTAgaaatgatataaataataatgaagatgcagaaaaagataaagttaattatgaatattcaaataatgtttttaaaaattgtaaagataaattatcaactgatattcataataaaaCGACACCACTTgaatttaattataatgagaataattattataatgacaataagaatatacaaaataatattaataaatataataatgttaatacatatgataatacatatgataatacatatgataatacatatgataatacatataataatacatataataatacatataacaattcatataataataatagtcCTTTTGgttatgaaaataataatgaaagGGCAGAACgaaattttataaattcttctatttattcatataatacaaatatgaATAATCAAGAAGGACACAATAACGTTTGTTCTTCTACTgcaatatataataacataaataatatgaatgtgcatatgaaaagaaataattcagtacatataaataatcaGGTTGTGTTTAATGAATATGAACAAATGAATATAGAAAATGTAAATTTCAATTCACAAAATgtagaaaataatttgaacatatataataataataataataatagaagttatacaaattatacaaataatatgaatgatgaaaaaaataatcagtataatttattttgcaatattaataatggagacaacaacaacaacaataataataataatattaattacaataatagtaattacaataatagtaattacaataataatagtatcaattttcaaaatgaatataatcatatacGCTTTGATGATAATTCATCTTCACATATAACACAACACCCATATAGTAAAACCTCAAATATTATGAGAATAAATACAACGGCATTAAATACAAgtaaaaattatacaaGCGATTTATATCAAACAAATAAAAGTAGATTATCAACAAAAAGTGAAATACACTATAATTCATTGAAATCtcaaaaaaagaaaaaccTTGAAGAccttttttcttaa
- a CDS encoding hypothetical protein (conserved Plasmodium protein, unknown function), whose translation MSSHHRYDKTNGYRENDENIIHNENRKNINRRNDKSYYNRNEKSGEKLKNKKKQITYDSKTKTKISNENEYKEREEQTIVLNKENKLKKDENDNNIDNMNNNNMDNMNDNNIDYMNDNDINNINDQEEKNRKEIKEIANLCLEQNLSVNSENILIVRKLKEKRRLEERINKNENIKNLQEKRRILEEIEYHEWADREKRIKELQEKKMNLLKKVLVDRDKIKANKIFYEVEKIVQNRDKKKDEIRENFEKEKAKDMRILFLETRNNLKTIYNEKQDLIDQMNDYTSNFNLQLEREGVIPNKINKDIINKIDNNLYDLKKLNEIKSTLDETSYNNNINNNRYTFKGKISEERLKYDNKKNKQIIDTFYRYLNKEEKKYSSDKYSTIDNRKLQKKKKTQSMKTIYPNIMIKNKEQDNFEKNVLYLQNILRGKAIKILMNDGKNSYSDLIEELKAYEKIDEYSAQEKEFFEKENFEEMKIDSYIENVQGKYISEMLDNLSKELEKYEEERKIAVLVKYAERERRLKECKEKGKRQAEFLLREKEDYLFNEIMGLNNKTVDSYLEDILTKTINDVSKEEALIKTKIKAEQLNDIYNSLDNKNDENNKLIIKDLVGNFIIPYVDKKRGAEFQEMDQKKNNCVSSFATQKVFSKINQAF comes from the coding sequence ATGAGTTCTCATCATAGGTATGACAAAACAAATGGATATAGagaaaatgatgaaaatataatacacaatgagaatagaaaaaatataaatcgTAGAAACGATAAAAGTTATTATAAtagaaatgaaaaaagtggtgaaaaattaaaaaacaaaaaaaaacaaatcACATACGATAGTAAGACTAAAACGAAGATATCCaatgaaaatgaatataaagAAAGAGAGGAACAAACAATTgttttaaataaagaaaataaattaaagaaagatgaaaatgataataatatagacaatatgaataacaataatatggacaatatgaatgataataatatagacTACATGaatgataatgatataaataatataaatgatcaggaagaaaaaaatagaaaagaaattaaagaaataGCTAATCTTTGTTTAGAACAGAATTTAAGTGTAAATAGCGAAAATATCCTAATAGTAcgaaaattaaaagaaaaaagaagaCTAGAGGAAcgaataaataaaaatgaaaatataaaaaatttacaagAGAAGAGAAGAATTTTAGAAGAAATTGAATATCATGAATGGGCAGACAGAGAAAAACGAATAAAAGAATTACAAGAgaagaaaatgaatttattaaaaaaggTACTTGTAGATAGAGACAAAATAAAAgcaaataaaatattttatgaagTAGAAAAAATAGTACAGAATAgagataaaaaaaaagatgaaatAAGAGAAAACTTTGAGAAAGAAAAAGCAAAAGATATGagaatattatttcttgAAACACGAAACAACCtaaaaacaatatataatgaaaaacAAGATTTAATAGATCAAATGAATGATTATACATCtaattttaatttacaACTAGAAAGAGAAGGAGTTATTCCTaacaaaattaataaagatataataaacaaaatagataataatttgtatgatttaaaaaaattaaatgaaataaaatcTACATTAGATGAAAcatcatataataataatattaataataatagatatacctttaaaggaaaaatatCAGAAGAACGCttaaaatatgataataagaaaaataaacaaattattgatactttttatagatatttaaataaagaagaaaaaaaatattcatcTGATAAATATTCTACAATTGATAATAgaaaattacaaaaaaaaaaaaaaacacaaTCTATGAAAACTATATATCcaaatattatgattaaaaataaagaacaAGATAATTTTGAgaaaaatgttttatatttacaaaatatattaagaGGTAAAGCTATAAAAATCTTAATGAATGATGGAAAAAATTCTTATAGTGATTTAATAGAAGAATTAAAAGCATATGAGAAAATAGATGAATATAGTGCACaagaaaaagaattttttgaaaaagaaaatttcGAAGAAATGAAAATTGATTCTTATATTGAAAATGTTCAAggtaaatatatatccGAAATGTTAGATAATTTATCTAAAGAATTAGAAAAGTATGaagaagaaagaaaaattgCTGTCCTAGTGAAATATGCTGAAAGAGAAAGAAGATTGAAAGAATGTAaagaaaaaggaaaaagaCAAGCagaatttttattaagagaaaaagaagattatttatttaatgaaattatggggttaaataataaaactGTAGATTCATATTTAGAAGATATCTTAACCAAAACAATTAATGATGTATCCAAAGAAGAAGCTTTAATCAAAACTAAAATTAAAGCTGAAcaattaaatgatatatataattcattagataataaaaacgacgaaaataataaattaataatcAAAGATTTAGTAGGTAACTTTATCATTCCTTATGTGGATAAAAAAAGAGGTGCAGAATTTCAAGAAATGgaccaaaaaaaaaataattgtGTCTCCAGTTTTGCAACACAGAAAGTTTTCTCAAAAATTAACCAAGCAttctaa